One genomic window of Magnolia sinica isolate HGM2019 chromosome 3, MsV1, whole genome shotgun sequence includes the following:
- the LOC131240956 gene encoding protein STICHEL-like 3, whose protein sequence is MTRPVRGSFLKDENGAISDHLRNHVHLTNCIHLKNHMHRQSPILAERSLMRDLIVLQRSRSLRDPSTSPPSWHSPSVIDSLARKLEEEAGFHRGRRSVGGERRREVGRLSGSSPPVASLVTSKGAAAEVIRASEGGVGFSDRSSTHQVRNARRSKGEESSRRNRKSDVSGRSERPIRDGQDSGGAHASVSRKVEPKDKRISLKGDDHGSNVYLKTLSEQLKERTADSEDVESSRSRRHGRRVSVEKISEEPEASIRGYCNGLNRGKRRKFRSTRRARVSIGSRDIGAPNELSVASNSLAPGTSTRPKYYIEEGEDDDAELEVTRAPRNGCGIPWNWSRIHHRGKTFLDMAGRSFSCGLSESRLRKAAGPLPHGQRDDSDIAVVASDHSSSSPRSDSEALPLLIEPSGSQDSTENAVWAREYSGELGIFANHSLRHDRDSDLASEARSGDRRNPRGRRRGRHKSLTQKYMPKTFKDLIGQNLVVQALSNAVVRRKVGLLYIFYGPHGTGKTSCARIFARALNCQSPEHPKPCGICNSCIAHDLGKSRNVLEVSPVGNFDFESMIDLLDNMKISQLPSQYRVFIVDDCDTLPPDSWSAISKVIDLAPRRVVFVLVSTSLDHLPHIIVSRCQKFFFPKLKDADIIYTLQWIATKEDLEIDKDALKLIASRSDGSLRDAEMTLDQLNLLGQRISVPLVQELVGLISDEKLVDLLDLALSADTVNTVKNLREIMEAGVEPLALMSQLATIITDILAGSYVFTRERLRRKFFRRPTLSKEDMEKLRQALKTLSEAEKQLRMSNDRLTWLTAALLQLAPDQQYMLPSSSTDTSFNHSPMVLNTSKRDNVEQAEMPDSGTANDVVVHSNYIGGRKHSVVTQGTSALSTDVTRASGGQIPGKGRKEIEEIWLAVLEKIQINPLKQFMHEEGKLVSVSFGAAPTAQLMFNSHVNKSKAEKFRGYILQAFESVLGSPVTIEIRCESRKDTKAEVPLTLPASENGTTQMSTIDRVMKTSSDNHIKILPKDRSARGVGSIQGRHLNSDSHETAKSEIVEIGAALQEHDRSENVINIPQREEKGMESVWVEEAASSHQLTLGSQTEGRKVGEQPQRQSLVRGKVSLAHVIQQAEGRTQRSGWSRRKAISIAEKLEQENLRLEPRSRSLLCWKASRIPRGKLPHLRFKTRRPRSLLKLVSCGRCLSANSSR, encoded by the exons ATGACCAGACCTGTCCGCGGTAGCTTTCTCAAAGATGAGAATGGGGCCATCAGCGATCACCTCCGCAACCATGTGCATTTGACGAATTGCATCCACTTGAAAAACCACATGCATCGGCAAAGCCCCATCTTGGCCGAGCGGTCTCTGATGAGAGACCTCATTGTCCTGCAGAGGTCGAGGTCGCTCAGAGACCCATCCACTAGCCCGCCTTCGTGGCACTCTCCTTCTGTCATTGATTCCTTGGCTAGGAAACTGGAGGAGGAGGCCGGTTTTCACCGGGGGCGGAGGTCTGTAGGGGGAGAGCGTCGGAGGGAAGTTGGGAGATTGTCGGGAAGCTCCCCCCCTGTTGCTAGTCTAGTGACATCAAAGGGCGCAGCCGCAGAAGTAATCAGAGCGAGTGAGGGCGGAGTGGGTTTTAGCGACCGTAGTAGCACACATCAAGTTAGGAATGCTAGAAGAAGTAAAGGAGAGGAATCCAGCAGGAGAAATCGCAAAAGTGATGTTTCAGGCAGAAGTGAGAGGCCTATACGAGATGGTCAGGATTCGGGAGGGGCCCATGCCTCAGTTTCTCGGAAGGTGGAACCGAAAGATAAAAGGATTTCTCTGAAAGGGGATGATCATGGTTCAAATGTTTATCTTAAGACCCTCTCTGAGCAATTGAAAGAACGTACAGCAGACAGTGAGGATGTAGAGTCTTCCCGCAGTCGGCGCCATGGAAGGCGTGTGAGTGTGGAGAAAATTAGCGAGGAACCAGAAGCAAGCATCCGTGGGTATTGCAATGGATTGAATAGGGGGAAGAGACGCAAGTTCAGAAGCACAAGGAGAGCTCGGGTTTCTATTGGTTCGAGGGATATTGGAGCTCCCAATGAATTGTCAGTGGCTTCAAACTCATTAGCCCCAGGTACTTCAACACGCCCAAAATATTATATAGAGGAAGGAGAGGATGATGATGCTGAGCTTGAGGTCACGCGAGCTCCACGAAATGGGTGTGGGATTCCTTGGAATTGGTCAAGGATTCACCACAGAGGTAAAACATTTCTGGACATGGCTGGAAGGAGTTTTTCTTGTGGGCTATCTGAATCGAGATTAAGGAAAGCAGCAGGCCCACTTCCACATGGCCAAAGAGATGATTCAGATATTGCTGTGGTGGCATCTGATCACTCGAGTTCATCCCCGAGATCTGATTCTGAGGCGCTTCCTCTACTAATCGAGCCATCAGGTTCACAGGATAGCACAGAAAATGCTGTTTGGGCACGCGAGTATTCAGGGGAGCTTGGTATATTCGCCAATCACAGTTTGAGGCACGATCGAGATTCTGATCTTGCTTCTGAAGCAAGATCGGGTGATCGGCGCAACCCTAGAGGACGCCGCCGTGGTAGACACAAAAGTCTGACTCAGAAGTACATGCCGAAAACCTTCAAGGATCTGATAGGGCAGAACTTGGTGGTACAAGCTCTTTCAAATGCTGTTGTAAGAAGGAAAGTTGGGCTTCTTTATATCTTTTACGGTCCTCATGGCACAGGGAAGACCTCATGCGCTCGCATATTTGCCAGAGCTCTAAACTGCCAATCTCCAGAGCATCCCAAGCCCTGTGGCATTTGTAATTCATGCATTGCACATGACCTGGGTAAGAGCCGAAATGTGCTGGAAGTGAGCCCTGTTGGTAATTTTGACTTTGAGAGTATGATTGATCTTCTTGACAACATGAAGATATCTCAATTGCCATCTCAGTATAGAGTGTTCATTGTCGATGATTGCGATACTTTACCCCCTGATTCCTGGAGTGCCATCTCGAAGGTCATTGACCTAGCACCCCGACGTGTGGTTTTTGTCCTTGTCAGTACGAGTCTTGATCATTTGCCTCATATAATCGTATCCAGGTGTCAGAAGTTCTTTTTCCCGAAATTGAAGGATGCAGATATCATCTATACTTTGCAATGGATTGCAACCAAGGAAGATCTAGAAATTGATAAAGATGCACTGAAACTTATAGCATCACGGTCAGATGGGTCATTGAGGGATGCTGAGATGACCCTCGACCAACTGAATTTGCTTGGGCAGAGAATCTCAGTTCCACTGGTTCAGGAGCTT GTTGGGTTGATCTCTGATGAAAAATTGGTGGATCTTCTTGATTTGGCATTATCCGCGGACACCGTCAACACTGTAAAGAATTTAAGAGAGATAATGGAAGCTGGAGTGGAGCCTCTGGCATTGATGTCACAGCTTGCGACTATAATAACTGATATTCTTGCTGGTAGTTATGTATTCACCAGAGAAAGACTACGAAGAAAGTTTTTCCGCCGACCAACAT TATCCAAAGAAGATATGGAAAAATTGCGTCAGGCTCTCAAAACATTATCAGAAGCTGAAAAACAGTTGAGAATGTCAAATGACAGGCTAACTTGGCTGACAGCTGCACTGCTTCAACTTGCTCCGGATCAGCAATACATGTTGCCAAGTTCTTCGACAGATACTAGTTTTAATCATAGTCCCATGGTCCTAAACACCAGCAAGAGAGACAATGTTGAACAGGCTGAGATGCCCGACAGTGGAACCGCCAATGATGTTGTCGTGCACAGCAACTATATTGGAGGAAGGAAACATTCTGTGGTGACTCAAGGAACATCTGCATTGTCTACTGATGTAACTAGAGCAAGTGGGGGGCAGATTCCTGGTAAAGGTCGTAAGGAAATTGAAGAAATTTGGTTGGCAGTGCTTGAGAAGATTCAGATAAATCCACTAAAGCAGTTTATGCATGAAGAAGGAAAGCTGGTTTCGGTCAGTTTTGGTGCAG CTCCAACTGCGCAGTTGATGTTCAACTCGCATGTGAATAAATCCAAGGCAGAGAAGTTCAGAGGATACATTTTACAAGCATTTGAATCTGTTCTTGGTTCTCCAGTAACTATTGAAATCAGATGTGAATCCAGGAAGGACACAAAAGCAGAAGTTCCACTCACCTTACCAGCTTCTGAGAATGGCACTACTCAGATGAGTACCATTGACAGGGTAATGAAAACTAGTTCTGATAATCATATTAAAATACTTCCAAAAGATAGATCCGCCAGAGGGGTTGGTTCTATTCAAGGTAGACATTTGAATTCTGACTCCCATGAAACTGCAAAGAGTGAAATTGTTGAAATAGGAGCGGCTCTGCAGGAACATGATCGCAGTGAAAATGTGATTAACATTCCACAGCGTGAGGAAAAAGGTATGGAAAGTGTTTGGGTAGAAGAAGCAGCATCTTCCCATCAGCTTACCTTGGGTTCTCAAACAGAAGGAAGGAAAGTTGGAGAACAACCACAGAGACAAAGCTTGGTGAGAGGCAAAGTATCCCTTGCACATGTAATTCAGCAGGCAGAAGGGCGTACACAACGAAGTGGATGGTCTAGACGCAAAGCAATTTCTATAGCAGAAAAACTTGAGCAAGAGAATTT GAGATTAGAACCCAGATCAAGAAGCTTGCTTTGCTGGAAAGCTTCTAGAATACCTCGGGGGAAG CTCCCACATTTGAGATTCAAGACAAGGAGACCGCGTTCTCTGCTGAAGCTCGTCTCATGTGGAAGATGTCTTTCTGCCAACTCTTCAAGGTAA